Within the Candidatus Delongbacteria bacterium genome, the region CTGATCAGAATTCAGCCAAGTGCGGGAAAGTCGACCGGACCAGTTGTCGATAAATGTTCGGAATTCAGGCAAAGCTGAAACTCAGCTTTGACCAGCCAGGAGGGGAATGCTACCTTGGCCGGCGTGGTTTCGGGAATCGGGCGGGCTCCAACCGGGAGGCAGCGCATGGACGAGTCGAACCTGCGGGATGTGGAAAGCCAGGAATGGCGCGAGTCGCTGGACGCCGTGCTGCATGACGGCGGACCCGGGCGGGTGGTGGAGCTCCTGCAGCAGCTGGAAGTTCACGCCCGGCGCCGCGGCGTGGCGCTGCCCTTCTCGGCGCGCACGCCCTACGTGAACAGCATTCCCCCGGACGAACAGGTGCCCTTTCCCGGCAACCGGGAGCTGGAGCGCCGGATCAAGAGCATCATCCGCTGGAACGCCATGGCCATGGTGGTGCGCGCCAACCGGGAAGAGAACGGGATTGGCGGGCACATCTCCACCTATGCCTCCGCCGCCACGCTCTACGAAGTGGGCTTCAACCACTTCTTCCACGGCTCCGACCTGGACGGCAGCGCCGACCAGATCTACTTCCAGGGCCACGCCTCGCCGGGCATCTACGCCCGGGCCTTCCTGGAGGGCCGGCTGAACGAGGAGCAGCTCAAGAACTTCCGGCACGAGTTGCGCGCCGGCGGCGGCTTGTCCTCCTATCCACATCCCTGGCTGATGCCCGACTTTTGGGAATTCCCCACGGTGAGCATGGGCCTGGGGCCGATCAACGCCATCTACCAGGCGCGCTTCAACCGCTACCTGGAAGACCGCGGGCTGAAGAAGGAGAGCGGGCGCAAGGTCTGGGCCTTCCTGGGCGACGGCGAGACCGACGAGCCGGAGGCCCTGGGCGCCATCACCCTGGCGGCGCGCGAGCGGCTGGACAACCTGATCTTCGTCATCAACTGCAACCTGCAGCGGCTGGACGGCCCCGTGCGCGGCAACGGCAAGATCGTCCAGGAGCTGGAGTCGGCCTTCCGGGGCGCGGGTTGGAACGTGCTCAAGGTGATCTGGGGCGCGGAGTGGGACAGCCTGCTGGCCCGGGACGAAAACCACCTGCTGCAGCGGCGCATGGAGGAGGTCGTGGACGGCGAGTCCCAGAAGTACTCCACCGAAGGCGGGGACTACATCCGGCGCCATTTCTTCGGCTCGGATCCCCGGCTGCTCAAGCTGGTGGAACACCTCTCCGACGACCAGCTGCGCCGCATGAAGCGCGGCGGGCACGATCCGGAGAAGGTCTACGCCGCCTACCGGGCCGCCGTGGCCCACACGGGCCAGCCCACGGTGATTCTGGCCCAGACTGTCAAGGGCTACGGCCTGGGCGAGGCGGGCGAGGGCAAGAACATCACCCACTCGCAGAAGAAGCTCAACGAGGACGAACTGCGGGAATTCCGCGCGCGCTTCGGGATCCCCATCCCCGACGATCAACTCAAGGACGCGCCCTTCTACCGGCCCGCCGAGGGCAGCCCGGAACTCGAGTATCTGCGCCGCCGCCGCACGGAGCTGGGCGGTCCGCTGCCCCGCCGGCAGCCACGGGCGCCGCGCCTGAAGGCCCCGGGCCACGAAGTCTTCCAGGAGTTCCTCGAGGGCACGGGC harbors:
- the aceE gene encoding pyruvate dehydrogenase (acetyl-transferring), homodimeric type, whose protein sequence is MDESNLRDVESQEWRESLDAVLHDGGPGRVVELLQQLEVHARRRGVALPFSARTPYVNSIPPDEQVPFPGNRELERRIKSIIRWNAMAMVVRANREENGIGGHISTYASAATLYEVGFNHFFHGSDLDGSADQIYFQGHASPGIYARAFLEGRLNEEQLKNFRHELRAGGGLSSYPHPWLMPDFWEFPTVSMGLGPINAIYQARFNRYLEDRGLKKESGRKVWAFLGDGETDEPEALGAITLAARERLDNLIFVINCNLQRLDGPVRGNGKIVQELESAFRGAGWNVLKVIWGAEWDSLLARDENHLLQRRMEEVVDGESQKYSTEGGDYIRRHFFGSDPRLLKLVEHLSDDQLRRMKRGGHDPEKVYAAYRAAVAHTGQPTVILAQTVKGYGLGEAGEGKNITHSQKKLNEDELREFRARFGIPIPDDQLKDAPFYRPAEGSPELEYLRRRRTELGGPLPRRQPRAPRLKAPGHEVFQEFLEGTGGREVSTTMAFVRILAKLLRDPDVGRLIVPIVPDEARTFGMESLFRQCGIYSHVGQLYEPVDAGSLLYYREARDGQILEEGITEAGSMASFIAAGTAYATHGVPTIPFFVYYSMFGFQRIGDQAWLAGDMRTRGFLIGGTAGRTTLAGEGLQHQDGQSHLYALAVPNLRCYDPAYAYELAVIIQDGIRRMVEDPEDGFYYITVMNENIEMPAMPGDCREGILRGLYRFSRAAEAAKAAAAVAKEAGSEAPRKLGAKAPHVRLLASGAIVGEARQAQALLREQFGVAADVWSVTSWKELRQDGMECERWNRLHPDQPARVPFLTAQLGESDAPVVAATDYLRALPDSVARWVPAPMAVLGTEGYGRSEGRAALRDFFEVDARHIALAALTELARRGTFDESALAAARDRLEIRADKPNPLSA